One window from the genome of Actinoplanes teichomyceticus ATCC 31121 encodes:
- a CDS encoding globin domain-containing protein, with protein sequence MLSATSTPVVEATLPVVGAHLEAITGVFYQTMLGENPELTNLFNRGAQATGEQRQALAGSVAAFAAHLIGAGPDAVVFEHIVERIAHRHCALGIRPEQYTTVGRYLLRAVGTVLGDAVTPEIAAAWDEVYWLFAARLIGREARLYAEAGVDGTDPWRDYQVVNRIAEAEDTVSLLLAPLDGEPAPPFTPGQYVTVAVDLPDGSRQLRQYSLSQAPAAGSLRITVRRVRGRAGAPDGLISGFLHDRVEVGDKLRLSQPYGDLVLRPGDSPLLLVSAGVGITPMAAILDHVARTAPGREVVAVHADRSAERHPLRADIAVSGARLRSFTSQVWYEDSSGRIDVEKIPLHPDAEVYLCGPVPFMQQVRAGLHRRGIPDERIRYEVFGSEQWQALAVS encoded by the coding sequence ATGCTGTCCGCAACGAGCACCCCCGTGGTGGAGGCGACCCTTCCGGTCGTCGGCGCGCACCTGGAAGCCATCACCGGCGTCTTCTACCAGACGATGCTGGGGGAGAATCCCGAGCTGACCAACCTGTTCAACCGCGGGGCGCAGGCCACCGGCGAGCAGCGGCAGGCGCTGGCCGGCTCGGTCGCCGCGTTCGCCGCGCACCTGATCGGAGCCGGCCCGGACGCGGTGGTCTTCGAGCACATCGTCGAGCGGATCGCGCACCGGCACTGCGCGCTCGGCATCCGCCCGGAGCAGTACACCACGGTCGGGCGCTACCTGCTGCGCGCGGTCGGCACGGTGCTCGGCGACGCGGTGACACCGGAGATCGCGGCCGCCTGGGACGAGGTGTACTGGCTGTTCGCCGCGCGGCTGATCGGCCGGGAGGCGCGCCTGTACGCCGAGGCCGGCGTGGACGGCACCGATCCGTGGCGGGACTACCAGGTGGTCAACCGGATCGCCGAGGCGGAGGACACCGTGTCCCTGCTGCTGGCCCCGCTGGACGGCGAGCCGGCGCCGCCGTTCACCCCGGGCCAGTACGTCACGGTGGCGGTCGACCTGCCGGACGGCAGCCGGCAGCTGCGGCAGTACTCGCTCTCCCAGGCTCCGGCCGCCGGGTCGTTGCGGATCACGGTGCGCCGGGTCCGCGGCCGCGCCGGGGCACCGGACGGGCTGATCTCCGGCTTCCTGCACGACCGGGTCGAGGTGGGCGACAAGCTGCGGCTCAGCCAGCCGTACGGCGATCTCGTGCTGCGCCCCGGCGACAGCCCGCTGCTGCTGGTCAGCGCGGGTGTCGGGATCACCCCGATGGCGGCCATCCTGGACCACGTGGCGCGCACCGCACCGGGCCGGGAGGTGGTCGCGGTGCACGCCGATCGCAGCGCCGAGCGGCACCCGCTGCGCGCCGACATCGCCGTCAGTGGCGCCCGGCTGCGCTCCTTCACCAGCCAGGTGTGGTACGAGGACAGCAGCGGCCGGATCGACGTCGAGAAGATCCCGCTGCACCCGGACGCCGAGGTCTACCTGTGCGGCCCGGTGCCGTTCATGCAGCAGGTACGCGCCGGCCTGCACCGCCGCGGGATCCCGGACGAGCGGATCCGCTACGAGGTGTTCGGCTCCGAGCAGTGGCAGGCGCTGGCCGTGTCGTGA
- a CDS encoding RrF2 family transcriptional regulator, whose protein sequence is MRLNRSTDIALRVLMLSAARADRLTVDELAEALAVPRNHLAKVVQTLQRRGLLETVRGRGGGVRLADAGRTASVGGLVRDLEGETEVVDCDGDPACPLTGNCRLRGALRAAQGAFYAALDPITIGDLAAPPVRETLLSIGRR, encoded by the coding sequence GTGCGACTCAACCGCTCCACCGACATCGCGCTGCGGGTGCTGATGCTCAGTGCGGCACGCGCCGACCGGCTGACCGTCGACGAGCTGGCCGAGGCTCTCGCCGTACCCCGCAACCACCTCGCCAAGGTGGTGCAGACGCTGCAGCGGCGCGGCCTGCTGGAGACCGTCCGCGGCCGCGGCGGTGGCGTGCGGCTGGCCGACGCCGGCCGCACCGCGTCGGTCGGCGGCCTGGTCCGCGACCTGGAGGGGGAGACCGAGGTGGTCGACTGCGACGGCGACCCGGCCTGCCCGTTGACCGGCAACTGCCGGCTCCGGGGAGCGTTGCGCGCCGCGCAGGGAGCGTTCTACGCCGCACTGGACCCGATCACGATCGGTGATCTCGCCGCGCCGCCGGTGCGGGAGACGCTGCTGAGCATCGGCCGTCGTTGA
- a CDS encoding ATP-binding protein: MLPSTVRFAALYLVALLAGHLTVLGEPGAMPVIWPATAVAAVWLVDRFDSRWRWVDAGVLGVLTTLALVATGMRAEVACVHGAAAVLGALIFAFAAPRVLPGVWAAGSDPERRGRPLATLADLLRVLLVATAAALGAALVGGLGEQLVTGDDVLARTAIWLVRDVVSVLVFGPAARRLRDLPGARPAWPEAVIAYALSAAAYYYVFSVNERLPIGFVLLAITVWVALRLPTVLVIGHVMAFGTAAAVFTVHGQGPYASIEASTRGTQTLIVQLYVGVLALVGLALAFSRDERTALIERLRASEHEATEKAGLMTTIVNSMTEGLAILDQHGRLVLRNPAAGRLLGSTSTVAGGTTLGSDYGFFRPDGTPLADADMPYHRALAGADVEPMDVLVRNAAVPEGRIVRFNVARLASPGGPQHVVVVFHDVTADRRHRDELMSFAGVVAHDLLNPLTTIEGWAEVLETELAGYRPAERVARIQRAAARMRTFLNGLLAYTAARDGKLMPTTINLQLMLTDIANSRYDQAESSGAPPPAFAFGQLDAVEADPVLTRQLLENLIDHALRSVPPGVPPQISAAAQPAPNGMLRIDILDNGRGIPPGMRQAIFTNFHRAEGHGGPGLELAVCKRIVERHGGTIEAVANPYGTGTRMTFTLPAGRSAYARTLENQWQHRPQTGAAASNRG, from the coding sequence ATGTTGCCCAGCACCGTGCGTTTCGCGGCGCTCTACCTCGTCGCGTTGCTCGCCGGCCACCTCACCGTCCTGGGCGAGCCGGGAGCCATGCCGGTGATCTGGCCGGCCACCGCGGTCGCCGCCGTCTGGCTGGTCGACCGCTTCGACTCGCGCTGGCGGTGGGTGGACGCCGGCGTGCTCGGCGTGCTCACCACGCTCGCTCTCGTGGCCACCGGGATGCGCGCCGAGGTCGCCTGCGTGCACGGCGCGGCCGCGGTGCTCGGCGCGCTGATCTTCGCGTTCGCCGCGCCCCGCGTGCTGCCCGGCGTCTGGGCGGCGGGCAGTGACCCGGAGCGCCGTGGCCGGCCCCTGGCCACCCTCGCCGACCTGCTGCGGGTGTTGCTGGTGGCGACCGCCGCCGCGCTCGGCGCCGCGCTGGTCGGCGGGCTCGGCGAGCAGCTGGTCACCGGCGACGACGTACTCGCCCGGACCGCGATCTGGCTGGTCCGTGACGTGGTCAGCGTGCTGGTCTTCGGCCCCGCCGCGCGGCGGCTGCGGGACCTGCCGGGGGCCCGGCCCGCCTGGCCGGAGGCGGTCATCGCGTACGCCCTCTCGGCGGCCGCCTACTACTACGTGTTCTCGGTCAACGAGCGCCTGCCGATCGGCTTCGTGCTGCTGGCGATCACGGTGTGGGTCGCGCTGCGCCTGCCCACCGTGCTGGTGATCGGGCACGTCATGGCCTTCGGGACCGCCGCCGCCGTGTTCACCGTGCACGGGCAGGGGCCGTACGCGTCGATCGAGGCCAGCACCCGCGGCACCCAGACCCTGATCGTCCAGCTGTACGTCGGGGTGCTGGCCCTGGTCGGCCTGGCCCTGGCGTTCAGCCGGGACGAGCGGACCGCGCTGATCGAGCGGCTGCGCGCCTCCGAGCACGAGGCCACCGAGAAGGCCGGCCTGATGACCACGATCGTCAACTCGATGACCGAGGGGCTGGCCATCCTCGACCAGCACGGCCGCCTGGTGCTGCGCAACCCGGCCGCCGGACGGCTGCTGGGCAGCACCAGCACGGTCGCCGGGGGCACCACGCTGGGCAGCGACTACGGCTTCTTCCGCCCGGACGGCACCCCGCTGGCCGACGCCGACATGCCGTACCACCGGGCGCTGGCCGGCGCCGACGTGGAACCGATGGACGTGCTGGTCCGCAACGCGGCGGTGCCCGAGGGCCGGATCGTCCGGTTCAACGTGGCCCGGCTGGCCAGCCCGGGCGGTCCGCAACACGTGGTGGTGGTCTTCCACGACGTCACCGCCGACCGCCGGCACCGTGACGAGCTGATGTCGTTCGCCGGGGTGGTGGCGCACGACCTGCTCAACCCGCTGACCACCATCGAGGGCTGGGCCGAGGTGCTGGAGACCGAGCTGGCCGGATACCGGCCGGCCGAGCGGGTCGCCCGGATCCAGCGCGCCGCGGCCCGGATGCGGACCTTCCTGAACGGGCTGCTCGCCTACACCGCCGCCCGCGACGGCAAGCTGATGCCCACCACGATCAACCTGCAGCTGATGCTCACCGACATCGCCAACAGCCGGTACGACCAGGCGGAGAGCAGCGGCGCCCCGCCACCCGCGTTCGCGTTCGGCCAGCTGGATGCGGTCGAGGCCGACCCGGTGCTGACCCGGCAGCTGCTGGAGAACCTGATCGACCACGCGCTCCGCAGCGTCCCGCCGGGAGTGCCGCCGCAGATCAGCGCCGCGGCGCAGCCGGCCCCGAACGGCATGTTGCGCATCGACATCCTGGACAACGGGCGCGGCATCCCGCCCGGAATGCGCCAGGCCATCTTCACCAACTTCCACCGGGCCGAGGGGCACGGCGGTCCCGGGCTGGAGCTGGCGGTCTGCAAACGGATCGTGGAGCGGCACGGCGGGACCATCGAGGCGGTCGCCAACCCGTACGGCACCGGCACCCGGATGACGTTCACGCTGCCGGCCGGGCGCTCGGCGTACGCCCGCACCCTGGAGAACCAGTGGCAGCACCGCCCGCAGACCGGCGCGGCCGCATCGAATCGCGGGTAG
- a CDS encoding GAF domain-containing sensor histidine kinase, translated as MAATDIAGHTLEQERLAALHGYEVLDTPAESDFDDIVALAAQLCDKPIAMISLLDENRQWFKARIGVDRCESARQGSICTYAMHGDGLLQIPDARDDPRFAGGATVTGPPYIRFYAGAPLITPQGRPLGTLCVAAPEPGALTAAQQRGLLALARHVVNHLELRKYARERHDIQVRLRDAERIKDEFIARVNHELRTPLTSIHGYLEMLGDPALPSDARDGFLQRVQRNSDRLLSVVDDMLLAAQVSAGSRDFVRTPADLAALARAAVAGNRPLAEAKGLTMVAEAEEPVFADVDAGRMGQALERLILNAVKFTERGTITVTATERAGTAVLRVRDTGIGISRQDQFRVLAPFRRAADAERAEVPGIGLGLSIVKAIAEGHDGTVRIESTPGEGSTVAIEVPLAGPYPPG; from the coding sequence ATGGCGGCCACGGACATCGCCGGCCACACGCTCGAACAGGAACGCCTCGCCGCCCTGCACGGCTACGAGGTGCTGGACACCCCGGCGGAGAGCGACTTCGACGACATCGTCGCGCTCGCCGCGCAGCTGTGCGACAAGCCGATCGCCATGATCAGCCTGCTCGACGAGAACCGCCAGTGGTTCAAGGCGCGGATCGGCGTGGACCGGTGCGAGAGCGCCCGGCAGGGCTCGATCTGCACGTACGCCATGCACGGCGACGGCCTGCTGCAGATCCCGGACGCCCGCGACGATCCCCGCTTCGCCGGCGGCGCGACCGTCACCGGCCCGCCGTACATCCGCTTCTACGCCGGGGCGCCGCTGATCACCCCGCAGGGCCGGCCGCTGGGCACCCTCTGCGTCGCCGCGCCGGAGCCGGGCGCGCTCACCGCGGCCCAGCAGCGCGGCCTGCTGGCCCTGGCCCGGCACGTGGTCAACCACCTGGAGCTGCGCAAGTACGCCCGGGAGAGACACGACATCCAGGTTCGGCTGCGCGACGCCGAGCGGATCAAGGACGAGTTCATCGCCCGGGTCAACCACGAGCTGCGTACCCCGCTCACCTCGATCCACGGCTACCTGGAGATGCTCGGCGACCCGGCGCTGCCGTCCGACGCCCGCGACGGCTTCCTGCAGCGGGTGCAGCGCAACTCCGACCGGCTGCTCTCGGTGGTCGACGACATGCTGCTGGCCGCGCAGGTCAGCGCCGGCAGCCGGGACTTCGTCCGGACCCCGGCCGACCTGGCCGCGCTGGCCCGCGCCGCGGTCGCCGGGAACCGGCCGCTGGCCGAGGCGAAGGGGCTGACCATGGTCGCGGAGGCGGAAGAGCCGGTCTTCGCCGACGTCGACGCGGGGCGGATGGGCCAGGCCCTGGAACGGCTGATCCTCAACGCGGTCAAGTTCACCGAACGGGGCACGATCACGGTGACCGCGACCGAGCGGGCCGGGACGGCGGTGCTGCGGGTGCGCGACACCGGGATCGGGATCAGCCGCCAGGACCAGTTCCGGGTGCTCGCGCCGTTCCGCCGCGCCGCCGACGCCGAGCGGGCCGAGGTGCCGGGGATCGGGCTGGGCCTGAGCATCGTCAAGGCGATCGCCGAGGGGCACGACGGGACGGTGCGCATCGAGAGCACCCCGGGCGAGGGCAGCACGGTGGCCATCGAGGTGCCGCTCGCCGGGCCGTACCCGCCCGGCTGA
- a CDS encoding isocitrate lyase/PEP mutase family protein translates to MTAARARFRELHEAGTFVMPNPWDAGSARLLAGLGFAALATTSSGFAATLGKPDQHVTRDELVAHVAALSAAVELPLNVDAERCFADTAAGVAETVELLAAAGAAGISIEDYDPATGRIETPQVGAERVAAAARACARYGIVLTARAENHLYGHDDLDDTVARLRAYREAGADVVYAPGLRAAADIARVVAEVPAPVNVLAVAGAPAVPELAALGVRRVSTGGSLAWAAYGALRDAARELLTTGTTSFRDRALRGAEIEAAFAAG, encoded by the coding sequence ATGACTGCTGCGCGGGCACGATTCCGGGAATTGCACGAGGCGGGGACGTTCGTCATGCCGAACCCGTGGGACGCCGGGTCGGCCCGGCTGCTGGCCGGCCTGGGCTTCGCCGCGCTGGCCACCACGTCGTCCGGCTTCGCGGCCACGCTCGGCAAGCCGGACCAGCACGTCACCCGGGACGAGCTGGTGGCGCACGTGGCCGCGCTCAGCGCCGCGGTCGAGCTGCCGCTGAACGTGGACGCCGAGCGCTGCTTCGCCGACACCGCGGCCGGGGTCGCCGAGACGGTGGAGCTGCTGGCCGCGGCCGGCGCGGCCGGCATCTCGATCGAGGACTACGACCCGGCGACCGGCCGGATCGAGACCCCGCAGGTCGGGGCGGAGCGGGTGGCCGCGGCGGCGCGGGCCTGCGCCCGGTACGGCATCGTGCTGACCGCCCGCGCGGAGAACCACCTCTACGGGCACGACGATCTCGACGACACGGTGGCCCGGCTGCGGGCCTACCGGGAGGCCGGCGCGGACGTGGTGTACGCGCCGGGCCTGCGGGCCGCGGCGGACATCGCCCGGGTGGTCGCCGAGGTGCCCGCGCCGGTGAACGTGCTGGCCGTGGCGGGCGCCCCGGCCGTGCCGGAACTGGCCGCGCTGGGTGTCCGGCGGGTCTCCACCGGCGGGTCGCTGGCCTGGGCCGCCTACGGCGCCCTGCGCGACGCGGCCCGCGAGCTGCTCACCACCGGGACCACGTCGTTCCGCGACCGCGCGCTGCGCGGCGCGGAGATCGAGGCGGCGTTCGCCGCCGGGTGA
- a CDS encoding FBP domain-containing protein, with translation MDPISEAEIRASFVNCSKGEAARIKLPPDFRDTPWADLDFLGWIDPSAPQRAAIVTPGPAGPVALLLRKAERGGATSAARSSMCQVCLTDHAAGGVSLFTAPLAGAAGRNGNSVGEYLCADLACSLYLRGKRRPRMRLVRFEETLTLTERIDRALAKLAAFTSRVTGA, from the coding sequence ATGGACCCGATCAGCGAGGCGGAGATCCGCGCCTCGTTCGTCAACTGCAGCAAGGGTGAGGCAGCGCGGATCAAGCTGCCCCCCGACTTCCGCGACACCCCGTGGGCCGACCTGGACTTCCTCGGGTGGATCGACCCGTCCGCCCCGCAGCGCGCGGCGATCGTGACGCCCGGCCCGGCCGGCCCGGTGGCGCTGCTGCTGCGCAAGGCGGAACGCGGCGGCGCGACGAGCGCGGCCCGCTCCAGCATGTGCCAGGTGTGCCTGACCGACCACGCGGCCGGCGGCGTCAGCCTGTTCACCGCCCCGCTGGCCGGCGCGGCCGGCCGCAACGGCAACTCGGTCGGCGAGTACCTGTGCGCGGACCTGGCCTGCTCGCTGTATCTGCGCGGCAAGCGGCGGCCGAGGATGCGGCTGGTGCGCTTCGAGGAGACGCTGACCCTGACCGAGAGGATCGACCGGGCGCTGGCGAAGCTGGCCGCGTTCACGTCGCGGGTCACCGGCGCGTGA
- a CDS encoding PAS domain S-box protein: MAVLLQRPVDNPERLAAVRATGLLDAEEAPGLRRLTRLAARLLGVPTALVSLVLDDRQVFASQLGLPQRWAELGQTPMTHSFCQHVVDGDQPLVVTDARTNPLVRDNRAIDEIGVIAYAGMPIRVDGRVLGAFCAIDSAPRSWSEQELAILEDLAAAVASEIQLVRAAQHAEATSALVRRILEVSQDAYVSIDADGRVLEWNPAAEQLFGWSRDEAVGVDLSRLVVPEQHRDAHRRGLERVRNSGTSRLAGTRLELPAVDRRGRDFPVELTLQATDTAGGRPVFHAFLHDISARRAAEEQLRRQAELIDAAPAAIIVRDPDGTIRFWNRGAERMYGWPAGAVTGRNIHRLLSTAFPKPLPEVERALQETGSWEGELVHRRSDGQVVVALSRHVSRPSADGTGYEIIETNTDITDRRRAELAREQSERRFRVQFHQSTIGQVIVGLDGDILHVNDAYARMVGRSAAELRGYGVVLLTHPEDRAGDTEALAGLFAGEGDAYERTKRLVHADGHVVDVQTGVRLIRDADGHPQHLIGVVQDITEQVRARRERDAAVTVLAERNAQLHRANQLKLDLMGMLSHDIGTPLTAILGFGEMLCEAELPEPLGTLTARIVAAGHRIDELRHNVLAMCQLDAGELTTVRQPVALAAALRDAADAADTTVPISCPPGVTVLANPAHLRQIVVNFLTNARKYGGGATAVTVAVEGREVEIGVHDEGPGVPEQLRAHLFERYTRAADAAAEGHGLGLHIVVSLARANGGRVAYRPAEPTGSVFALRLEIG; encoded by the coding sequence ATGGCAGTGCTCCTGCAGAGGCCGGTGGACAACCCGGAACGGCTCGCGGCGGTACGGGCGACCGGCCTGCTGGACGCCGAGGAGGCGCCCGGCCTACGCCGGCTGACTCGGCTGGCCGCGCGCCTGCTCGGGGTGCCCACCGCGCTGGTGTCGCTGGTGCTCGACGACCGGCAGGTGTTCGCCAGCCAGCTCGGGTTGCCGCAGCGCTGGGCCGAGCTCGGGCAGACCCCGATGACCCACTCGTTCTGCCAGCACGTCGTGGACGGCGACCAGCCCCTGGTGGTCACCGACGCCCGGACGAACCCGCTGGTGCGGGACAACCGGGCGATCGACGAGATCGGGGTGATCGCCTACGCCGGGATGCCGATCCGGGTCGACGGGCGGGTGCTCGGCGCGTTCTGCGCCATCGACAGCGCGCCGCGCTCCTGGTCGGAGCAGGAGCTGGCGATCCTGGAGGACCTGGCCGCGGCGGTCGCCTCGGAGATTCAGCTGGTCCGGGCGGCGCAGCACGCCGAGGCGACGTCCGCGCTGGTACGCCGGATCCTGGAGGTCTCCCAGGACGCGTACGTCTCGATCGACGCCGACGGCCGGGTGCTGGAGTGGAACCCGGCCGCCGAGCAGCTGTTCGGCTGGTCCCGGGACGAGGCCGTGGGCGTGGACCTGAGCCGGCTGGTCGTGCCCGAACAGCACCGCGACGCGCACCGGCGCGGGCTGGAGCGGGTGCGTAACTCCGGGACGTCCCGGCTGGCCGGCACCCGGCTGGAGCTGCCCGCGGTGGACCGCCGCGGGCGGGACTTCCCGGTCGAGTTGACCCTGCAGGCCACCGACACGGCCGGGGGCCGGCCGGTCTTCCACGCGTTCCTGCACGACATCAGCGCCCGGCGGGCCGCCGAGGAACAGCTGAGGCGGCAGGCCGAGCTGATCGACGCCGCGCCGGCGGCGATCATCGTCCGGGACCCGGACGGGACGATCCGGTTCTGGAACCGGGGCGCGGAGCGGATGTACGGCTGGCCGGCCGGCGCGGTGACCGGGCGCAACATCCACCGGCTGCTGTCCACCGCCTTCCCCAAGCCGCTGCCCGAGGTGGAGCGGGCCCTCCAGGAGACCGGTTCCTGGGAGGGTGAGCTGGTGCACCGGCGCTCCGACGGGCAGGTCGTGGTGGCGCTCAGCCGGCACGTGTCGCGCCCGTCGGCGGACGGGACCGGCTACGAGATCATCGAGACGAACACCGACATCACCGACCGCCGGCGGGCCGAGCTGGCCCGCGAGCAGAGCGAGCGGCGTTTCCGGGTGCAGTTCCACCAGTCCACGATCGGGCAGGTGATCGTCGGGCTGGACGGCGACATCCTGCACGTCAACGACGCGTACGCGCGGATGGTCGGCCGGTCGGCCGCCGAGCTGCGCGGGTACGGCGTGGTCCTGCTCACCCACCCGGAGGACCGCGCCGGCGACACCGAGGCGCTGGCCGGGCTGTTCGCCGGGGAGGGCGACGCGTACGAGCGGACCAAGCGCCTGGTGCACGCCGACGGTCACGTGGTGGACGTGCAGACCGGGGTGCGCCTGATCCGCGACGCCGACGGCCACCCGCAGCACCTGATCGGCGTGGTCCAGGACATCACCGAGCAGGTCCGGGCGCGGCGCGAGCGGGACGCCGCGGTGACCGTGCTGGCCGAGCGCAACGCGCAGCTGCACCGCGCGAACCAGCTCAAACTGGACCTGATGGGGATGCTGTCGCACGACATCGGCACCCCGCTGACCGCCATCCTGGGCTTCGGCGAGATGCTGTGCGAGGCCGAGCTGCCCGAGCCGCTGGGCACGCTCACCGCCCGCATCGTCGCCGCCGGCCACCGGATCGACGAGCTGCGGCACAACGTGCTGGCGATGTGCCAGCTGGACGCCGGCGAGCTGACCACCGTACGCCAGCCGGTCGCGCTGGCGGCGGCGCTGCGCGACGCGGCGGACGCGGCCGACACCACGGTGCCGATCAGCTGCCCGCCCGGGGTGACGGTGCTGGCCAACCCGGCCCATCTGCGCCAGATCGTGGTGAACTTCCTGACCAACGCCCGCAAGTACGGTGGCGGCGCCACCGCGGTGACCGTCGCGGTCGAGGGCCGCGAGGTGGAGATCGGTGTGCACGACGAGGGCCCCGGGGTCCCCGAACAGCTGCGGGCGCACCTGTTCGAGCGGTACACCCGGGCCGCGGACGCCGCCGCCGAGGGGCACGGGCTGGGCCTGCACATCGTGGTCAGCCTGGCGCGGGCGAACGGCGGGCGGGTGGCGTACCGGCCGGCCGAGCCGACCGGCAGCGTGTTCGCCCTGCGCCTGGAAATCGGGTGA
- a CDS encoding family 2B encapsulin nanocompartment shell protein has translation MATPTHVEMREEERERQRQSLSTAAARNLTTTTKTPPQMQEITSRWLLRKLPWVQVSGGAYRVNRRRTYRIGDGLLSFTTVGAQVRVVPGELRELSVLSEFEDADVLAAIADKFVQQEYQPGQVIVEFGSVADHLYLIAHGKVNKVGVGDYGDPVNLGVLADGEAFGEQSLIEGERIWGYTAKAMTAVTLLSIPRAAFTQLLDQNDHLRSHVERFRAKNRRPQNKHGEAAIAISAGHSDEPVLPGTYVDYELSPPEYELSVAQTVLRVHTRVADLYNDPMNQLEQQLRLTVEALRERQEYEMINNRDFGLLHSADLRQRIHTRGGPPTPDDLDELLSMRRSTRIFLAHPQAIAAFGRECTKRGIYPPMVEVDGHSMTAWRGVPILPSSKIPITETHTTSILAMRTGESDQGVVGLHQTGIPDEYQPSLSVRFMGINEQAVMSYLVSAYYSVAVLVPDALGILDHVELSH, from the coding sequence GTGGCCACTCCGACACACGTGGAGATGCGCGAGGAAGAGCGGGAGCGGCAGCGCCAGAGCCTCAGCACGGCGGCGGCCCGGAACCTGACCACCACCACCAAGACGCCTCCGCAGATGCAGGAGATCACCTCCCGGTGGCTGCTGCGCAAGCTGCCCTGGGTGCAGGTGTCCGGCGGGGCGTACCGGGTCAACCGGCGCAGGACCTACCGGATCGGCGACGGCCTGCTCAGCTTCACCACCGTCGGCGCCCAGGTGCGCGTGGTGCCCGGCGAGCTGCGGGAGCTCTCCGTGCTCAGCGAGTTCGAGGACGCCGACGTGCTGGCCGCCATCGCGGACAAGTTCGTGCAGCAGGAGTACCAGCCGGGCCAGGTGATCGTGGAGTTCGGCTCGGTCGCCGACCACCTCTACCTGATCGCGCACGGCAAGGTGAACAAGGTCGGCGTCGGCGACTACGGCGACCCGGTCAACCTGGGCGTGCTGGCCGACGGCGAGGCGTTCGGCGAGCAGTCGCTCATCGAGGGCGAGCGGATCTGGGGCTACACCGCCAAGGCGATGACCGCGGTCACCCTGCTGAGCATCCCCCGTGCCGCGTTCACCCAGCTGCTCGACCAGAACGACCACCTGCGCTCGCACGTGGAACGCTTCCGGGCCAAGAACCGCCGCCCGCAGAACAAGCACGGCGAGGCGGCCATCGCGATCAGCGCCGGCCACTCCGACGAGCCGGTCCTGCCCGGCACGTACGTCGACTACGAGCTGAGCCCGCCCGAGTACGAGCTGAGCGTCGCCCAGACCGTCCTGCGCGTGCACACCCGCGTCGCCGACCTCTACAACGACCCGATGAACCAGCTCGAACAGCAGCTGCGCCTGACCGTCGAGGCGCTGCGCGAGCGCCAGGAGTACGAGATGATCAACAACCGCGACTTCGGCCTGCTGCACAGCGCCGACCTGAGGCAGCGCATCCACACCCGGGGCGGCCCGCCCACCCCGGACGACCTCGACGAGCTGCTCAGCATGCGGCGCAGCACACGGATCTTCCTGGCCCACCCGCAGGCCATCGCGGCGTTCGGCCGGGAGTGCACCAAGCGCGGCATCTACCCGCCGATGGTGGAGGTGGACGGGCACAGCATGACGGCCTGGCGCGGTGTGCCGATCCTGCCCAGCAGCAAGATACCGATCACCGAGACGCACACCACCTCGATCCTGGCGATGCGTACCGGCGAGTCCGACCAGGGCGTGGTCGGGCTGCACCAGACCGGCATCCCGGACGAGTACCAGCCCAGCCTCTCCGTGCGATTCATGGGGATCAACGAGCAGGCGGTGATGTCCTACCTGGTCAGCGCGTACTACTCGGTCGCCGTGCTGGTGCCGGACGCGCTGGGCATCCTGGACCACGTCGAGCTGTCGCACTGA